The sequence TTGACCCTGGGCGCGGAGATCACGCGCTCCACCGTGGACATCCTGGGCAACATGCCCAGGGACGCAGTTTTCTTCGAGCAAAGCCCCATCCCGGCGGACGAGTTCGAGGAGTACGTCGACCTGGCCCGCCGACTGGAGCAGCACAAGGTGGGCGAGCTGCGCCGGGAAGAACGGGAGAAGCTGCTGCGGCTGGCCCTCAATTTCATTCCCGGCCGTCACAAGATGGTCGGCTTGCCGCAGGTGCTCGAGGAGATGCTCCTGGAGGCCAGGAGCAGATTCCGCCGGCGCATCGAGAAGGACAACCCGGAGGCTTTCTCCTTCTACAGGGCCGACGAGTACATCTTCTCCCAGACAATCCTGGACAATATTCTCTTCGGCAAGGCCAAGAGCGAATCCCCGCAGGCGCAGGAGAAGATTTCCCAGTCCATCATCCAGCTCCTCATCGAGGAGGACCTGCTGGAGTCCATTGTGGGCATCGGACTGGAGTTCGACGTGGGAAGCAAGGGGGACAAGCTCTCCGGCGGCCAGCGCCAGAAGCTGGCCATCGCCCGTTGCTTCCTCAAGGACCCCAGGCTGCTTCTCATGGACGAGGCCACCAGCGCCTTGGACAACAAGTCCCAGACCAGGGTGCAAAACGTTCTGGAAAGCCACTTCCGGGGCCGCTCCACGCTCATTGCGGTGGTGCACCGCCTTGACATCATCAAGAACTACGACAAGGTGGCTGTAATGAAGGCGGGCAAGATCATAGAGATCGGGGGCTACCAGGAACTCATGGACAAGAAGGGGGCATTGCATGAGCTCGTCCACGGAAAACAATGAGGCCGAGGCCTGCCGGAGCCCGAACTGCGAGTTCCAGCAGAATCTCGACAACCTCCGCCACATTTCCATTTTCTCCAGCCTGCCGCTGGAGTCGCTGAAGGTGCTGGCCTATTTAGCGGTGCGGGAAACGTACCACGCAGGAGACCTGCTCTTCCACCAGGGCGAGTCGGACGGCCAGGCCTTCTCGATCCTCTCCGGGCGGGCCACGCTGCTGCGCGAGCATAACGGCGTGGAAACGGAGCTGAATTCCTACGAGGCCGGCGACTTCCTGGGAGGGCTGTGCCTGCTCGGCGAAATGCGCCGCCTCTTTTCGCTGCGCGCGGATATCGAGGTGGAGGCACTGGTGTTGACGCGCGAAAAGTTCGTCAAGACCGTGGAGCAGTTCCCTGACGTCCTGCCGCGCATCATGGAGGCCGTGGTGGACGAGGTGCGCAAGTGGGAAAAACGGTTTTTCTTCGAGCACGCCGAAAGTTGCGACGCCTGCGTGCGCAAGGTCGGCGTGAGCCTGGTATGAAGGAGGAGGCCATGCGAAAGCCCCTTATTCTTTTCTTCCTGCTGCTGGCATTCTCGCCGGTGTGCGCCCTTGCCGCGGACAACGGGCCGCGGACCATCGCCGGCATCACCCTCGGCGAGGACATTTCCACAGCCAAGGACAAGGTCAACATGGCCTCGGCTTCCAGCACTTGGTCCCACCCCTACCTCACCCGGGTGGAGGTGCCGGACTTGCCGGGCTTCAAGTGGGGCTACATCACGTACGGCAACTGCGCCAAGCCCGGGCGTATCGTGCGTATCAAGCTCAAGTACGAGAACGAGTCCCTGGATTTCTTCAAGCGGTTGCTGGCTGCCTACAAGAAACGGTTCGGCGGCAGCCCGCAATGGCGCGGCAACGCATTCGGCACCTTGCGAACCTGGAAGTGGGGCTTCGATGACGGCGATATGGGTGACATCAGCCTGATCCTGCAGCACTACTCCGGGGACGACGATACGTATTCCGACGGCAACACCGTGCGCCTGGCCGCGCGAGACCGCATGGTCGAGGAGCGGGAGTGCTGGCTGAAGAAGCAGAAGGAAGCGGGCGGCCGCGGGGACCATGAGGCCGGGGAATGGACCGGCGACATCGAGGACCTCCTGCCCCGGTAGCCGGAAATGGACGAGTTCGTCTTCACCCTGGAAAACCGCCTCTCCGAGTTGGAGACGCTCAGGCACAGGCTGGAGGAGTTCGCGGCCATGCACGGCTTGACCTGCTCCTGCCTGTTCCGGGTCAATCTCGCCCTGGACGAGGTGGTGACGAACATCGTCAGCTACGGCTTCGAGGAGGAGGGCGGACACCTCGTCGAGGTGCGCCTGCGTCTGGAGGGGGGCGTCCTCACGGTGGAGATACGGGACGACGCCCCGCCTTTCGATCCCACCACGGCTCCGATGCCCAAGCTGGAGCTGCCCCCGGAGGATCGCCCCGTGGGGGGGCTGGGCCTGCACCTGGTGCGCAACGTGATGGATGGCGTGGAATACGTCCGGCGCGACGGAATCAACGTGCTGATACTGACCAAGACACTCAGCGAGGAAGGGAGTTCGTAATGCAGGTCAACGAGTCCACTCAAGGGGACGTGGCCGTCCTGGCCGTCTCGGGCAGGCTGGATTCCAACACGGCCCCGGAGTTCGAAAAGCAGCTCATGGGCATGATAAAGGACGGCAAGACCAGAATCGTGCTGGACTTCGGCCCCCTGGAGTATATCTCCAGCGCCGGGCTGCGGGTGCTGCTCAAGGCCACGCGGGAACTGAAGAACAGCGACGGCAAGCTGGTCATCTGCTCGGTCAAGGACTACATCCAGGAGGTATTCGACCTCTCCGGCTTCTCCAGCGTATTCCCCATGGCGACAGACACCGAGGCGGCCATGGAAAAGTTCGACTAGCCGCCAGCCGCCTCCGCCGCATCGGCGACGGATCGCGGCGGCTTGCTCCCGGCGGGTTCGCCGGGAGGGGGGAAACGGCCCCGGCGCGCCTGGAGCGTGCCGGGGCCGTTTGCGCGTCGGGCCGCGTTTTCTAGCGGCTTATGTCCACCACGTCGTAATAGATGATGCCCAGCACGGCGCTCCAGCCAACGCCGTGGAAGAGGATGTTGCCGGTGGCGTCCAGGGAGGTCTCGATGGTGTTGAGCACGGCGCTGATGAGGAATACCGAGCTGGCCAGCAGCACAACGGCCAGCAGGTGGCAGGCCCAGTACATGGGCGCGTTCTTTTGCTCGCGGTAGCTGATGGATGTCCACATCTGCATCATGGTGGCCCAGATGATGGGGATGGCCACGAAGAATAGCAGCAGGTTGTTCTCGCCGGGCAGCCTGAAATCGAGATGGAACTCGAAGTACCAGGTCCCAACGATGAAGATGAGTAGATCCCTGACCAGGACGAACAGGGGCATGCGGTTGCCCCCGGACGACCTGGGGGACTCGTTCGCTCCGGGTTTACGGCCCATGCTTCGCCTCAGCTCCGTCCGCCCAGCCGCCGCAGGGCCCAGCCAAGCATGTCGTGTCCCGGCTCAACCAGCAGCCCGGAGGCGGCTGCAGCGTCCTCGGTGAAGGCCTCCGCGCCGGGGCCCTCCAGCCCCGGACTCCACAGGAGAAAGGGGACCGGGTCGGGGTGGTGGGTGCGCAGGGTCAACGGGGTGAGGTGGTCGCAGGTCACCAGGAAAGCCGTGTCGTCCAGGGATTCCATCAGCGGCGCGACGATCCGCTTGTCGAAGCGGCGCACGGCCTCGCGCTTGTCCTCGGCCACGCCGGAGTGGCCGCACTCGTCCGGGGCCTCCACGTGCAGATAGACGAACTCCCCCCCCCGGTTCAGAAAATCCAGGGCCGCGTCCACTTTGCCCTGGTAGTTGGTGTCCAGCAGGCCGGTGGCGCCCGGCACCTCCAGCACCTCCATGGAGCAGGCGCGGCCCAGCCCGCGCACCAGGTCAACGGCGGAGATGACCGCCCCGCGCAGACCGAAGGCCTCGGCGAAGGGGGGCAGCGCCAGGGGACGTCCCTGGCCCCAGGGCCAGACCGCGTTGGCCGCGACGCCCGCACCGCGCATGATCTCATTGGCTCGTTCGACGAACCGGAGCATTTCCGGCGCCTTGGCCCATTCCTCAAGGTCCGGGCCGATGGGCTGGTCGGTGATGTCGTGGGGAGGCCGGGCATCCACGTTCGCGGCCGGGGTGGAGGCTCCCCCACGCTGCACCAGCAGGTGGCGGTACTGCACCCCTGGCACGGGCTCCAGGCCCAGCCCCTCGGCCGCTTCGGCCAGCCGCCGCACCAGTGGCGCGGCCTCCGCGGTGGAGATGTGCCCTCCGGCGTAGTCGCGCATGATTCCGTCCGGGCCGAAATTGTCGGCGCGCACCAAGTTCATGCGCCAGATGAGGTCGTCCGGTCCGGCCTCGATGCCCTGGGCGGCCGCCTCGATAGGGCCGCGCCCGGTGTGATGGACGGACGGGTCGAAGCCAAGCAGGGCCATGTTGGCCACGTCCGAGCCGGGCGGCATACCCTTGGGGACCGTGCGGCACAGTCCAAGCGTCCCCCGCGCGGCCAGCCGGTCCATGACAGGTGTTTCCGCCGCTGCCAGCGGGGTTTTGCCGCCCAGTTCCTCCACGGGCCAGTCGCCCATGCCATCGGCTACCAGCACCACCAAACGCATGTATCCCCCTTTGGTTTCACGACCAGATAGCACCGGCTTGGCTGGAGGGGAAGAGCCGAGGGTTTCTCGCTCGGATGTGGCGAGGTTTTTTCCGTTCCGTGCCAAAGACCCAAGATGACTCAAAATCCATAATTCTGAAAGGGCCCTTTTTTCTTGACCTGAACATGGGTTCGGTTCATCCTCGGCCCGGAGGAGGGTGCAGTGTCCGATCGGGTTGAAAACGGGGCCGGAACGGCCTCTCTTTCCCGAGCGCTCAGCCGCCTGGACGCCGAAGGGCTCGGGAGACGCTTCATGGAGGTGCTGGACGGGTTGCCGGTGCATGTGGCCGTGCTGAACCCGAAGGGCGTCGTCGAGGAGGCGAACGCGGCCTGGCGCGGCTTCGAGGAGCCCGGATGGAACGGTGTTCCCACCCGCCCGAGGGTGGGGGAACCCTTCCGGGGCGTGGGCGTGCGTGACGCCTCGGGCGAATTCTGGCTGGGCGAGGCGGAAACCGGGGAGGTGCTGTCCGGCGGCCGCGACTGCTTCCAGGCCGAGTACTGCCTGCACCTGCCCGGGGGGCGCCGCTGGTTCACCATGCGCGTGGAGCGGCTGCCCGAGGGCGGGGCCGTGGTCTGCCACCAGGAGGTCTCCCGCACCAAGGAACTGGAAGAACAGATCAACCACAACGCTCTGCACGATCGCCTCACTGGCTTGCCCAACCGGGCACTCCTTCTCGACCATCTGTCCATGGCCCTCAAGCGGGCCAAGCGCAATCCCGGCTATTCCTTCGCCCTCATCTACATCGACATCGACCGCTTCAACATGTTCAACGAGAGTCTGGGGCACGTGGCGGGAGACCACCTGCTCATGGCCATCGCCAACCGGCTTTACGGCCAAGTGCGCGACGTGGACACCCTGTCCCGCTTCGGCGGTGACGAATTCGTGCTGCTTCTGGACGACTGCTGCGGCGAGGAGGAGGCCATCCGCGTGGCCGAGCGCATCACCGAGGAGATGGCCCGCGCCTTCCGCATTCGCCGCCGCGAGGTCTATCTCAATCTCTCCCTGGGCATCGTGGTGGGTTCGGGCGACTACAACAACGCCGGCGAGGTGCTGCGCGACGCGGATACTGTGCTGCACCGGGCCAAGACGCGGGGCGGCAACAGCTATGAGTTGTTCTCCGCGGCCATGCGTGCCCTGGCCCGCAAGCGGTTGCGTCTGGAGATGGACCTGCGCAAGGCGGTGGCGGAAAATTCCCTGGAACTGCACTACCAGCCCATCGTTTCCCTGGCCTCGGGGGAAATCAAGGGCTTCGAGGCCCTGGCCCGCTGGCGGCACGAGGAACTTGGCATGGTCTCGCCCATGGAGTTCATCCCAGTGGCCGAGGAGACGGGCCTGATCATCCCCTTGGGAAGCTGGGTGCTGCGCAAAGCGGCGGAGAAGCTGGCCGCCATGCAGCGCAACCATCCCGGCTTCGAGGGCGCCACAATGAGCGTCAATATTTCCGGGGCACAGTTCATGCGGCCCGGCTTCGTGGACGAGGTGGACCACCTGCTGCGCTCCACCGGTGCGGAGCCCGGGAGGCTGACCCTGGAACTGACCGAGAGCGTCATCATGTCCGACGCGGAGCGGGCGGTGGAGGTCATCAGCCAACTTCGTGACCGGGGGCTGCGGGTGGTCATCGACGACTTCGGCACGGGATATTCCTCGCTCTCCTACCTGCAACGCTTCCCGGTGCACAGCCTCAAGGTGGACCGCAGCTTCGTGCTGAACATGGACGGCGCCTTCGAGAACAAGGAGATAGTCAAGACCATCATCAAGATGGCTCATTCCCTGGGACTGGAAGTGGTGGCCGAAGGCGTGGAGCAGCATTCCCACATGACGGCCCTGGCCAACCTCCGTTGCGAGTCCGGCCAGGGGTTCCTCTTTTCAAAACCCCTCGCGGAAAGCGAACTGGACAGGCTGGTGGCGGACAGCGCCACCGGGTACACGGTTTCCCCGGCCTGCTGACCTTTGCCAAAACGCTGGTCACGAGCTAGCATGGCCCCGGCGATATCCTGGATGGAGAAGCCGTGAAGCAGTCCGTCCGCAAGTACGTCTACGTCTCATTGGCCGCGTCCCTGCTGGGCCTCGGGCTCAAAGTGGCCGCCTGGCTGCTGACCGATTCCGTGGGGCTGTTTTCCGACGCCGCGGAAACCGTGGTCAATCTCTCCGCCGCGCTCATGGCCTTGTGGGCCGTGAGCGTGGCCTTCACGCCGCCGGACAAGCGGCATCCCTTCGGCCACGGCAAAGCCGAGTATTTCTCCAGCGGCATGGAGGGAGTGCTCGTCCTGGTCGCCTCGGTTGGCATCGCCTGGGCCGGGGTGGCCCGCTTCCTCGATCCGCGCCCGCTGTCCTCGCTGGGGTTGGGCCTGGGCGCCGCCCTGACCGCGGCGGCCATCAACTGGGGAGCCGCCAAGGTCATGCTTCGGGCGGCTAGGGAGTACGATTCCATCACCCTGGAGGCGGACGCCAAGCATCTGCTTACCGACGTCTGGACATCGGGCGGCATCGTGGCCGGATTGACCATCCAGCATTTTCTGCCGCCCGCCTTCACCATTCTCGACCCCCTCATGGCCCTGGCCATGGCCGTGAACATCGCCTTCACCGGCGCTGGCCTGCTCAAACGTTCGGTGGGCGGCCTCATGGACCGCTCCCTGCCGGAGGAGGAGGTCGACGCCTTGACCGAAGCGGTCAACCGCGTGGCTCCGGATGCCAGCGCCATCCACGCCCTGCGTACCCGCAAATCAGGCAACCGCCGTTTCGCGGAGTTCCATCTGCTGTTGCCGGGGAGCACCTCGGTGAAGGAAGCGCACGACGTGACCCTGCGCATGCAGGAGTGCGTGGCCGAGGAGCTGCCGCGAATGAGCCTGCTCATTCATGTGGAGCCGCTGGAGGAGCAGGACGGCGAACGCCACGGTGACCCGAACAGGGCGCGCAAGGGCTGCCGCGAGGATGGGGACTAGGCGGACTCCGCCGGGGGGATGATGTCCAGGTCGCGCAGCCGGCGCAGCAGCGTGTCCACCCGGATGGGCTTGGCGAAGTAGCCGGTGGCCAGGCCGTCGAAGTGGGCCCGCCAGATGTTGTCCGGGTCGTCCAGGGCCGTGGTCATGAAGGCCGTGGCCCGCTTGTCGTGCACCAGGCCCAGTTCTTCCTCGACATCTCGTATGGCCTTGAGGGCCTCCTGTCCGTCCATGATCGGCATCATGATGTCCATGAGCAAGAGGGCGTGCGGGGCGCCGTCCTCGGCCCGGTCGCGAAAGAGGCTCACAGCTTCCCTGCCCGTGACCACCCGGTCACAGGTTCCGTATCTGGAAAGCGCCCTGGACAGGTAGAGGGCGGCGTCGTCGTCGTCTTCGGCGATGAGGATTCGCATGGTCATGGATATGTTTGCCCGGACTCTATGATGATTTCGCGGAGAAGGAAAGTCGTGGGCGGGGAATCGTACTGAATGCGTCTCAATACGCTTTTTTCTAAGGAAAAAGGCGCAGGGAGCCGAAAAGATGCAGCAGGAAGGCTGCAAAAAGGGGGGATTGATGAAATTCGCCAGTATAAACGGCCGATTGCTCACGGTGGTGACTCCGGTCATCGTGCTCAGCATGGCCGGGATCCTGATCTACGTGCAAGGAACGTCCAGCCGCATGGCCCTGGAGATGCAAAAGGACGCCATCGAGCAATTGGGCCAAAACACGGCCCAGTCACTGGACAATTATCTCGAGGGCGCGGTCAGCTTGGCCACCTCCCTCTCCAAACAGCGCAACGTCAAAAACGTTTTTTATGGCGGGCTTTCCCGTAAGCCGCACCCAGCGGGTTTTCGAAGATTTTCTGGAAGCCTACCCCGATTACTGGGCCATGTTCGTTTTCGACCGCACCGGCAAGGTCTTGGCCGGGGGGAACGCCAAGGGCACCGACCTGACCGGGGCGGACCGGGCGGGACGCAACTACGTCCAGGCCATCGTGGAAGGCGCGGACACCTTCGTCACGCCAACTGTGCTCAAGAGCAAGAGCGGCGGGGGCATCCATATCCTCGGCGCGGCCGCGGCGGTCAAGGACACATCCGGCTCAAACATGGGCGGGGTGGCCGTGTTTCCCAAGTGGGACATCTTCACCGAGCGCTTTATTGATCCAATCACCATAGGCGAGACCGGCTACGCCTTCGTTTTCAACTCAAAAGGCAGGCTCATGGCCCACAGCCGCGACCGGGACCTGGTGCTGGAGGATCTCGGCGACCTTGGATTCGTGCGGGAGGCCCTGGAAAAGAAAGACGGTTTCGTGGACTACCTCTGGGAGGGGCGCGAGAAGATCATGGGCGTCACCCGGGAGGAACGCACCGGCTGACTGGTCTGCGTCTCGGCCTACGTCTCGGAGCTTGAGGCCACGGCCAACGAGCAGTTCAACCGGCTGTTGGTGGCCGGTGTGCTCGCTGTTCTGCTGGCCGCCGGAGCCATCGGCTGGATCAGCCGCCGCATGATCACCAAGCCCGTGGAACAGATCGAGGACTTTTCCCGCAGGGTGGCGGGGGGCGATTACTCCACGCGCCTCGAGGGAAGCTTCAAGTTCGAGCTCGGGCAGCTGGCCGATCATCTGCGAGACATGGTCGAGGCCTTCAAGCGCGGGTTGGGCTTTTCCCGGGGCTTGCAGAGCAGCCTGACCACGGCCTGCCTGTTCATGGACCGCCACGAGAAGCTGACCTTCGTCAACCAGGAGTACCTGGATCTGTTCGGCAAGCCGGGCAAGCCCGAGGACTACCAGGGCATGACTCTGGCGGAGCTGTTCTACGGCGACGCGAACAAGGAAACGGTGGCGGGCAAGGCCATGAGCCGGAACCGCTCCTTCCGCGACATGGAGATGGAAACGAAAGCCCAGGATGGATCCGAGGTCTTCGTGCGCTACGACGTCGCCCCCTGCAGGATCTGGACGGCAACCTCATCGGCGCTTTCGCCATGCTCTACGACCTGACCACGGTGAAGGCCAATGAAAAAGCCCTGGCCGAGAAGAACGAGGTCATTGCCGAAGCGGCCAAGCGGGTGGACGATGTCTCCAACCAGATTGTCTCCGGGGCGGAGGAGTTGGGCAGGCTCCTGCAGGAGGCATCGGAAGGTGCCGAGAACCAGCGCGGCCTGGCCGACTCCACGGCCACGGCCATGGAGGATATGAACGCCACGGTCATGGAGGTCGCCAAGAACGCCTCAGGCGCGTCCGAGCTGGCCCAGAGCGCCATGGACAAGGCAAGGAACGGATCGGACGTGGTTTCCCAGGTCGTCTCCGAGATCAAGGAGCTCAACACCAGTTCCAAGGAGCTTGCCCGCGAGATGGGCGAGTTGGGCGAGCAGGCCGAGGGCATCGGCCAGATCATCGACGTCATCAACGACATCGCCGACCAGACCAACCTGCTGGCGCTCAACGCGGCCATCGAGGCGGCCCGCGCGGGGGATGCCGGGCGCGGCTTCGCCGTGGTGGCCGACGAGGTGCGCAAGCTGGCCGAAAAGACCATGGACTCCACCAAGCAGGTGGCGGAGTACATCCAGGCCATCCAGAACAGCGCCAAGCGCAACATCCAGGCCACCGAGTCGGCCATCCAGCGCATCGAGGGCGCGGCGGACAAGGCGGACGAGTCCGGCAAGTCCCTGGAGGAGATCGTGGACATGGTGGAGCGCACGGCCGACCAGATTCAGGCCATCGCCGCCTCTTCGGAACAGCAGTCCGCGGCTTCCGAGGAGATCAACCGCTCCACGGACGAAGTCAACCGCATCGCCGGAGAGACGGCCGAGTCCATGAACCGGGCGCGGCAGTCGGTGGAGGACCTGGAACGAGTGGCCACGGAGTTGCGCGAGGCCATGGACTCCATACGGTCCTGACGGACTGTGTCGCGGCAAGCACAAAGAAAAGGCCGGGGGGCGAACCCTCCGGCCTTTTTTCATGGTCGATACGGGAAAGGGGATCAGAGTATGCGGTAGCGCACCGTGGGGGCGTTGATGAACTCCATGGCGTCGATGTCCGCCAGGGCCGCCCGCACGTCCGCGCCGCGCGCTTGGTGGGTGATGATGACCAGGGAAACGTCCTCATCCGCCTCGGCACCCTTCTGGTTGGCCTGGGCGATGGAGATGCCCCGCTCGGCCATGACGCGGGTGATGGCCGCCATGACCCCCACCTGGTCGCGCACCTTGAAGCGGAAGTACCACTGGCTGCGCGATTCGTCCGGGGGCAGGATGTCCGCCACCGGGAGGGGGCATTCGGGGTACCCGGTGTTGTTGGGCGCGCTGCCCTCTTTGGCGATGGCCATGATGTCGGCCAGCACGGCCGAGCCGGTGGGCAGGTCGCCCGCTCCCTGGCCGTGCAGCATGATGGGCCCGCAGGCGTTGCCCTCCACGCGCACGGCGTTGTAGTTGCCGCCCACGCGGGCCAGCAGGTAGGTGTACTTGACCAGCGCCGGAAAGACCCCGGCCTCCAGTCCGCCGTCCACCTCGCGCACCTGGCCGATGAGCTTGACCCGGTAGCCGAACTCGCGGGCGAACTCGATGTCCGCCACCTCCACGTGGCGGATGCCCTGCACGGCCAGCTTTTCCAAAGGATAGTGGCGTCCGTAGGCCAGCCGGGTGAGCAGCACCAGCTTGTGGGCCGCGTCGATGCCGTCCACGTCGAAGGAGGGATCGGCCTCGGCGTAGCCCAGGTCGGTGGCCTCGGCCAGGGCGTCGTCAAAGGACATGCCTTCGGTGGACATGCGGGAGAGGATGAAGTTGGCCGTGCCGTTGAGGATGCCGGTGAGCTTGAGGATGCGGTTGGCGGCCAGGGACTCCTTGAGGGTCTGGATGACCGGCACCCCGCCCACGCAGGAGGCCTCGTAGTAGAGGGCCCTGCCCGCTTCCTCGGCCAGGCTGAATAACTCTTGGCCCCGCTCGGCGAGGAGGTGCTTGTTGGCCGTGACCACGTGTTTGCCCGAGGACAGCGCGCGGGAGACCAGCTCGAAGGCGGTGTCCAGCCCGCCCATGAGCTCCACCACCATGGAGATGTCCGGGTCCTCCACCAGATCGGACCACTTGGTGGTCAGCTCCGCGCCCGGGGGCAGGGGGGCCTGCCGCGTCTTTTCCGGGTCGCGCACCAGTACTTTCTTGACGCGGATGTCCCGGCCGATGCGGCGGCGAATCCACTCCTCGTTGTCGGTCAGGATGCGGGACAGGCCGGTGCCCACGGTGCCGTAGCCGGCCAGCCCGATGACTATGGGCTCGCTCACCCTAGCCTCCGAGAATGCTCTTGATGCCGCGCACGGCTTGATTGATGCGGTGGCGGTTCTCCACCAGGGCGAAGCGAACGTGGTCGTCGCCATAGTGGCCGAAGCCCAGGCCGGGGGCCACCGCCACCCGCGCCTTCTTAAGCAGCATCTTGGAAAACTCCACCGAGCCCATGTCCTTGAATTGCTCCGGAATCTT is a genomic window of Desulfohalovibrio reitneri containing:
- a CDS encoding Crp/Fnr family transcriptional regulator; translation: MSSSTENNEAEACRSPNCEFQQNLDNLRHISIFSSLPLESLKVLAYLAVRETYHAGDLLFHQGESDGQAFSILSGRATLLREHNGVETELNSYEAGDFLGGLCLLGEMRRLFSLRADIEVEALVLTREKFVKTVEQFPDVLPRIMEAVVDEVRKWEKRFFFEHAESCDACVRKVGVSLV
- a CDS encoding ATP-binding protein gives rise to the protein MDEFVFTLENRLSELETLRHRLEEFAAMHGLTCSCLFRVNLALDEVVTNIVSYGFEEEGGHLVEVRLRLEGGVLTVEIRDDAPPFDPTTAPMPKLELPPEDRPVGGLGLHLVRNVMDGVEYVRRDGINVLILTKTLSEEGSS
- a CDS encoding STAS domain-containing protein, with the protein product MQVNESTQGDVAVLAVSGRLDSNTAPEFEKQLMGMIKDGKTRIVLDFGPLEYISSAGLRVLLKATRELKNSDGKLVICSVKDYIQEVFDLSGFSSVFPMATDTEAAMEKFD
- the apgM gene encoding 2,3-bisphosphoglycerate-independent phosphoglycerate mutase; translated protein: MRLVVLVADGMGDWPVEELGGKTPLAAAETPVMDRLAARGTLGLCRTVPKGMPPGSDVANMALLGFDPSVHHTGRGPIEAAAQGIEAGPDDLIWRMNLVRADNFGPDGIMRDYAGGHISTAEAAPLVRRLAEAAEGLGLEPVPGVQYRHLLVQRGGASTPAANVDARPPHDITDQPIGPDLEEWAKAPEMLRFVERANEIMRGAGVAANAVWPWGQGRPLALPPFAEAFGLRGAVISAVDLVRGLGRACSMEVLEVPGATGLLDTNYQGKVDAALDFLNRGGEFVYLHVEAPDECGHSGVAEDKREAVRRFDKRIVAPLMESLDDTAFLVTCDHLTPLTLRTHHPDPVPFLLWSPGLEGPGAEAFTEDAAAASGLLVEPGHDMLGWALRRLGGRS
- a CDS encoding putative bifunctional diguanylate cyclase/phosphodiesterase, yielding MSDRVENGAGTASLSRALSRLDAEGLGRRFMEVLDGLPVHVAVLNPKGVVEEANAAWRGFEEPGWNGVPTRPRVGEPFRGVGVRDASGEFWLGEAETGEVLSGGRDCFQAEYCLHLPGGRRWFTMRVERLPEGGAVVCHQEVSRTKELEEQINHNALHDRLTGLPNRALLLDHLSMALKRAKRNPGYSFALIYIDIDRFNMFNESLGHVAGDHLLMAIANRLYGQVRDVDTLSRFGGDEFVLLLDDCCGEEEAIRVAERITEEMARAFRIRRREVYLNLSLGIVVGSGDYNNAGEVLRDADTVLHRAKTRGGNSYELFSAAMRALARKRLRLEMDLRKAVAENSLELHYQPIVSLASGEIKGFEALARWRHEELGMVSPMEFIPVAEETGLIIPLGSWVLRKAAEKLAAMQRNHPGFEGATMSVNISGAQFMRPGFVDEVDHLLRSTGAEPGRLTLELTESVIMSDAERAVEVISQLRDRGLRVVIDDFGTGYSSLSYLQRFPVHSLKVDRSFVLNMDGAFENKEIVKTIIKMAHSLGLEVVAEGVEQHSHMTALANLRCESGQGFLFSKPLAESELDRLVADSATGYTVSPAC
- a CDS encoding cation diffusion facilitator family transporter, with translation MKQSVRKYVYVSLAASLLGLGLKVAAWLLTDSVGLFSDAAETVVNLSAALMALWAVSVAFTPPDKRHPFGHGKAEYFSSGMEGVLVLVASVGIAWAGVARFLDPRPLSSLGLGLGAALTAAAINWGAAKVMLRAAREYDSITLEADAKHLLTDVWTSGGIVAGLTIQHFLPPAFTILDPLMALAMAVNIAFTGAGLLKRSVGGLMDRSLPEEEVDALTEAVNRVAPDASAIHALRTRKSGNRRFAEFHLLLPGSTSVKEAHDVTLRMQECVAEELPRMSLLIHVEPLEEQDGERHGDPNRARKGCREDGD
- a CDS encoding response regulator, coding for MRILIAEDDDDAALYLSRALSRYGTCDRVVTGREAVSLFRDRAEDGAPHALLLMDIMMPIMDGQEALKAIRDVEEELGLVHDKRATAFMTTALDDPDNIWRAHFDGLATGYFAKPIRVDTLLRRLRDLDIIPPAESA
- a CDS encoding PDC sensor domain-containing protein, coding for MAGFPVSRTQRVFEDFLEAYPDYWAMFVFDRTGKVLAGGNAKGTDLTGADRAGRNYVQAIVEGADTFVTPTVLKSKSGGGIHILGAAAAVKDTSGSNMGGVAVFPKWDIFTERFIDPITIGETGYAFVFNSKGRLMAHSRDRDLVLEDLGDLGFVREALEKKDGFVDYLWEGREKIMGVTREERTG
- a CDS encoding HAMP domain-containing protein, translating into MAGVLAVLLAAGAIGWISRRMITKPVEQIEDFSRRVAGGDYSTRLEGSFKFELGQLADHLRDMVEAFKRGLGFSRGLQSSLTTACLFMDRHEKLTFVNQEYLDLFGKPGKPEDYQGMTLAELFYGDANKETVAGKAMSRNRSFRDMEMETKAQDGSEVFVRYDVAPCRIWTATSSALSPCSTT
- a CDS encoding methyl-accepting chemotaxis protein, which produces MLYDLTTVKANEKALAEKNEVIAEAAKRVDDVSNQIVSGAEELGRLLQEASEGAENQRGLADSTATAMEDMNATVMEVAKNASGASELAQSAMDKARNGSDVVSQVVSEIKELNTSSKELAREMGELGEQAEGIGQIIDVINDIADQTNLLALNAAIEAARAGDAGRGFAVVADEVRKLAEKTMDSTKQVAEYIQAIQNSAKRNIQATESAIQRIEGAADKADESGKSLEEIVDMVERTADQIQAIAASSEQQSAASEEINRSTDEVNRIAGETAESMNRARQSVEDLERVATELREAMDSIRS
- a CDS encoding homoserine dehydrogenase, with protein sequence MSEPIVIGLAGYGTVGTGLSRILTDNEEWIRRRIGRDIRVKKVLVRDPEKTRQAPLPPGAELTTKWSDLVEDPDISMVVELMGGLDTAFELVSRALSSGKHVVTANKHLLAERGQELFSLAEEAGRALYYEASCVGGVPVIQTLKESLAANRILKLTGILNGTANFILSRMSTEGMSFDDALAEATDLGYAEADPSFDVDGIDAAHKLVLLTRLAYGRHYPLEKLAVQGIRHVEVADIEFAREFGYRVKLIGQVREVDGGLEAGVFPALVKYTYLLARVGGNYNAVRVEGNACGPIMLHGQGAGDLPTGSAVLADIMAIAKEGSAPNNTGYPECPLPVADILPPDESRSQWYFRFKVRDQVGVMAAITRVMAERGISIAQANQKGAEADEDVSLVIITHQARGADVRAALADIDAMEFINAPTVRYRIL